The following proteins are co-located in the Vigna angularis cultivar LongXiaoDou No.4 chromosome 2, ASM1680809v1, whole genome shotgun sequence genome:
- the LOC108328049 gene encoding probable GTP-binding protein OBGM, mitochondrial has product MFLFQAKCIKQMEALTQRCISRWSITPYARYSDTSQKKSKLAPLQERRMIDKCKIFAKAGDGGSGCSSLRKGRPDGGNGGRGGDVILECSPRVWDFSGLQRHLIAEKGGHGSSKKLIGSRGANKVACVPIGTVLHLVNGDIPSVVKTQSSTDVDPWDIPGALVDDLPDPDNGSTSSDTRGEVKATHSFGCSSTQAEETNAKKSRHSASTDAFSQLSTSNGAPEFCTEDIEDNQEIIYNVAELTEEGQQIVIARGGEGGLGNVCSSKDSRKSMTMKAGACQPIPNLRDPNSIHSSLHAGLPGVETVLILELKSIADVSFVGMPNAGKSTLLGAISRAKPAVGDYAFTTLRPNLGNLNYDDLSITVADIPGLIKGAHQNRGLGHAFLRHIERTKVLAYVVDLAAALNGRKCIPPWEQLRELILELEYHQEGLSNRPSLIIANKIDEEGADEVYKELMRRVQGVPIFPVCAVLGEGIADLKAGLKMLVNAETSYKLCLDQILLA; this is encoded by the exons ATGTTTCTCTTTCAAGCAAAATGCATTAAACAAATGGAAGCTTTGACTCAAAGGTGTATATCTAGATGGTCTATTACACCTTATGCTCGTTACTCCGATACTTCTCAGAAGAAATCTAAGCTTGCTCCTTTGCAG GAGAGACGAATGATAGACAAGTGTAAGATATTTGCAAAAGCAGGTGATGGAGGTAGCGGTTGCTCTAGCTTGCGCAAGGGAAGACCCGATG GTGGCAATGGTGGGAGAGGTGGTGATGTGATTCTGGAATGCTCTCCCAGAGTTTGGGACTTCAGTGGTTTGCAGCGTCATCTG ATAGCCGAGAAAGGAGGACATGGATCATCAAAAAAGTTGATAGGTAGCAGGGGTGCTAATAAG GTTGCCTGTGTACCCATTGGCACTGTACTTCATCTTGTCAATGGTGATATTCCCTCCGTCGTCAAAACTCAATCCTCGACTGATGTAGACCCTTGGGATATTCCAGGGGCACTTGTTGATGATCTTCCTGACCCTGACAATGGTTCTACTTCCAGTGATACTAGAGGGGAAGTAAAAGCAACACATTCTTTTGGCTGCTCCTCAACGCAAGCTGAAGAAACAAATGCTAAGAAATCCAGACATTCTGCATCAACAGATGCATTCTCTCAACTCTCCACTTCTAATGGAGCTCCTGAATTTTGTACAGAGGATATAGAAGACAACCAAGAGATAATATACAATGTTGCCGAGTTAACTGAAGAAGGTCAACAAATTGTCATTGCTCGTGGAGGAGAGGGTGGTTTGGGCAATGTGTGTAGTTCCAAAGATTCTAGGAAATCTATGACTATGAAGGCAGGAGCTTGTCAGCCGATACCTAATCTTCGGGATCCTAACAGTATCCACTCCTCTCTGCATGCAGGTTTACCTGGTGTTGAGACCGTTCTTATATTAGAACTGAAGAGTATTGCTGATGTAAGCTTTGTTGGAATGCCTAATGCTGGTAAAAGCACTTTACTTGGGGCTATATCAAGGGCTAAGCCTGCTGTTGGTGACTATGCGTTTACTACTCTTAGGCCAAATTTGGGGAATTTAAACTACGATGATCTCTCAATTACCGTGGCTGATATTCCTGGGCTTATAAAAGGTGCACATCAAAATCGTGGACTCGGGCATGCATTTTTGCGCCACATAGAGCGCACAAAGGTTCTTGCTTATGTGGTAGACTTGGCCGCTGCTTTAAATGGAAGGAAGTGTATTCCACCGTGGGAACAACTCAGAGAGTTAATACTAGAGCTAGAGTACCATCAAGAGGGTTTGTCCAATCGACCATCCCTGATAATTGCAAATAAGATTGACGAGGAGGGTGCAGATGAAGTATATAAGGAGTTAATGAGAAGGGTACAGGGTGTTCCCATCTTTCCTGTATGTGCTGTTTTGGGGGAAGGCATAGCAGATCTTAAAGCTGGCCTTAAAATGCTTGTTAATGCTGAAACATCATATAAACTTTGCCTAGATCAAATTTTGCTTGCTTAG
- the LOC108328688 gene encoding BON1-associated protein 2 encodes MSRTVEVAVLSAENLQMNKKPLRGNTFVTVHSDASTDAGAVTKVDSEGGSYPSWNEKVVVNVPLHARFITVEVKSKTSSSSSLTGSNSIGVARIPISDFIGGYVPENQLHFLSYRLWDGNVRRNGVINISVRVKVPERSSCSSNSMPFSAVTGVPVAGNGSTGVVTGFPALWLNYQRNI; translated from the coding sequence ATGTCAAGAACAGTGGAAGTAGCAGTTTTATCCGCGGAGAATCTCCAAATGAATAAAAAACCTTTAAGAGGAAACACATTCGTGACGGTTCACTCCGACGCCAGCACCGACGCAGGTGCTGTCACGAAAGTGGATTCAGAGGGTGGAAGCTACCCTTCGTGGAATGAGAAGGTTGTGGTGAACGTGCCGTTGCATGCAAGGTTCATAACGGTGGAGGTGAAGTCCAAAAcgtcgtcgtcgtcgtcgtTGACGGGGTCTAACAGTATTGGCGTGGCACGAATACCGATTTCTGATTTCATCGGAGGGTACGTGCCAGAAAATCAGCTGCATTTCTTGAGCTACAGGTTGTGGGACGGTAACGTTAGGAGAAATGGGGTTATAAATATTTCGGTGAGGGTAAAAGTACCGGAACGTTCTTCTTGTAGTTCCAATTCTATGCCATTTTCGGCGGTAACTGGGGTGCCGGTGGCCGGTAATGGCTCCACTGGAGTTGTCACAGGATTTCCAGCTCTTTGGTTAAACTACCAAAGAAATATCTGA